TATGGGGATGCCATTCTATGAATTGTACAGGCCTGATGCTTAAGGCCTATTTTTTTTTCTAACTAAGAGAACCGCCGCTGACGACGCAGGAGGCTTCTATTATAATGTAATTATAATGTAACTAAGCTTTGGCTATCAGCGTAGTGCATAGGTATGAATTTTAATAAGAAATAGGAGACACTACGAATTTAATGTGTATAATCGAAATATAAAGGCGGGGACAAGTCATGACGCTGGATAGCCAGTTACTGGATCAGATTCTAAACAAAACCGTTTCCACCGTGGAAACAAGCCAGCGCCAAATCTATGAGCTGGCTGAGCAAGCCCTGTCGGAACGGGAACGGCTCAAACTGGAACTGGAACAGGTCAATCAAAAAATTGCTGAGGCGATTGCCACAACGGACCGTCTGGACAGGGAACTGCGCCAGGCGCGTTCCCGTCTGGCTGAAGCAAGCCGCCGCTTTAACCGGATCAATGAAAGCGAGCTGAAGCGGGTTTATGAGCAAGCCCATCACCTGCAAATGGAGCTCCGTTTGTCGGAAGAGAAGGAAAAGCAGTTCCGGGAGCGGCGGGATGACTTGCAGCGCCGTTTAAAACAAATGGACATGATGATTGACAAGGCCCAAAATCTAGCGACCCAGATCAGTGTCGTGCTCCATTATTTGACCGGCGACTTGAGCCAGGTGAGCAAAATCATTGAAGAGGCCAAGGCCTCCCAAGCCTTGGGTTTGAAGGTGATTCAGGCCCAGGAGGAGGAACGGAAAAGGGTGGCCCGGGAAATTCATGACGGTCCGGCCCAGTCGCTGGCCAATGTGCTGCTGCAAACTGAAATTATTGACAGAACCTATCAGCAGGGCCAAAGTGAGCAAGTCAAACAGGAGATGGAGGTCCTAAAGCGCAACGTGCGCGAGACACTGAGCGACATCCGGCGCATCATCTTTAATTTGCGTCCGATGGCGCTGGATGATTTGGGACTTGTCCCTACCTTACATAAATATATGGAAAAAATTAAAGAAACCCATTCCATTAAAGCGGAATTTCATGTGCGGGGCAAGGAGCCGCAGCTGCCATCGGCCATGGTCGTGGCTTTGTTCCGCTTGGCTCAGGAAGGGATCACCAACGTGTTAAAGCATGCCCGGGCCAGTCATATGTTGGTCAAACTTGATTTTAATGCTTCCGGCATCTACCTGGTTGTGCAAGATAACGGCCGGGGATTTGATCCAGCGCAGCAGCAAGAGGAAGGGTTTGGGCTGTTGGGCATGAAAGAGCGGGTCAAGCTGCTGGAAGGGGAGTTTCATCTCTCCTCCAGAGTCGGCCGGGGAACCAAACTTGTGATTAAGATCCCCATCAAAGGGAAAGCAAACACCACTTGACCTGCGGCCTAAAAGCCCAATGAAAGCTGTGAAGGGAGGGGACATGATGACTAGCGAAAATAAAATCAATATTTTGATTATAGATGACCACACCATGTTCCGGGAAGGCGTTAAACGGGTGATTGAGATGAACCCGGACTTTGAAGTGGTGGGGCAGGCCGGAGACGGGGAAGAAGCGATGCGTCTGGTGGAGGAGCTGAAGCCTGATGTCATTTTGATGGATATCAATATGCCCAAGATGAACGGAGTGGAAGCGACTGAAGAAATTTTACGCCACTCCCCTGACTCCAAGATCATTATATTGTCCATTCATGAGGATGAGTCCTATGTGTTCCGCACCTTGCAGGCCGGAGCGAAGGGTTACCTGTTAAAAGAGATGGATATTGACGCCCTGTCTGAGGCCATCCGCATCGTCCACGAAGGGGGCGCCTATATTCACCCCAGGGTCACTGGCAAATTGGTGGAAGAGTTTCGCCGATTGAAAAAACAGGACGGTCAGGAAACGGCAAAGGAAGAACCGTTAATCCGCGTCACCGATCCTTCCGAGTTGCGTGATGAATAT
This genomic interval from Caldalkalibacillus thermarum contains the following:
- a CDS encoding sensor histidine kinase, which encodes MTLDSQLLDQILNKTVSTVETSQRQIYELAEQALSERERLKLELEQVNQKIAEAIATTDRLDRELRQARSRLAEASRRFNRINESELKRVYEQAHHLQMELRLSEEKEKQFRERRDDLQRRLKQMDMMIDKAQNLATQISVVLHYLTGDLSQVSKIIEEAKASQALGLKVIQAQEEERKRVAREIHDGPAQSLANVLLQTEIIDRTYQQGQSEQVKQEMEVLKRNVRETLSDIRRIIFNLRPMALDDLGLVPTLHKYMEKIKETHSIKAEFHVRGKEPQLPSAMVVALFRLAQEGITNVLKHARASHMLVKLDFNASGIYLVVQDNGRGFDPAQQQEEGFGLLGMKERVKLLEGEFHLSSRVGRGTKLVIKIPIKGKANTT
- a CDS encoding response regulator, translated to MMTSENKINILIIDDHTMFREGVKRVIEMNPDFEVVGQAGDGEEAMRLVEELKPDVILMDINMPKMNGVEATEEILRHSPDSKIIILSIHEDESYVFRTLQAGAKGYLLKEMDIDALSEAIRIVHEGGAYIHPRVTGKLVEEFRRLKKQDGQETAKEEPLIRVTDPSELRDEYEILQLLTKREYEVLQLLAQGKNNKAIGEELFISEKTVKNHVSSILQKLKVQDRTQAVIEAIKNGWVDIHQ